In one window of Juglans regia cultivar Chandler chromosome 3, Walnut 2.0, whole genome shotgun sequence DNA:
- the LOC108998051 gene encoding uncharacterized protein LOC108998051, with protein sequence MKVSGLCVLFLVLGTDFLFLNFSSGIRTGSFIFPEMVFSQHAGGDAMPMTAASRLKDNNGHNSRSEKKHRQIGDVNMDDYHPIDPVPSSKASFKPGPIEHGTPLIMPHIPRPSRPPTPPENGGFA encoded by the exons ATGAAGGTTTCTGGGTTATGCGTCTTGTTCTTGGTACTGGGGACAGATTTCTTGTTTCTCAACTTCTCGAGTGGTATAAGAACTGGTTCCTTTATTTTTCCCG AAATGGTCTTCTCTCAACATGCCGGCGGCGATGCTATGCCAATGACCGCAGCGAGTAGGCTGAAG GATAATAATGGCCACAATTCGCGCTCTGAGAAGAAGCACCGTCAAATAGGTGATGTAAATATGGATGATTACCATCCCATCGATCCAGTACCAAGTTCAAAGGCTTCCTTCAAACCTGGACCTATCGAACACGGGACTCCTCTGATCATGCCACATATTCCAAGACCGTCGCGGCCTCCTACCCCTCCTGAAAATGGAGGATTTGCATAG